The Fusarium fujikuroi IMI 58289 draft genome, chromosome FFUJ_chr01 sequence TCGATGGACAAAAGGGTCAAGTCTCTTATTCTGCTAGTAAAGGCGCTGTGACGGCCATGACACTTCCCATGGCACGAGATCTTGCTCGATACGGCATCCGAGTCGTGACTATTGCGCCCAGTCTGTTCGACAGCCGAATGACGAGTGTGATGCccgagaaggtcaagaagagtCTTGAGGGCGCGATGGAATTTCCCAAGAGAGCTGGTCAGCCCAAGGAGTTTGCGCAATTGGCGCGACAGGGAATTGAGAATGTCATGTTGAACGGTGTTGTTATTAGACTGGATGGTGCTATGAGAATGCCCAGCAAGATGTAAGATAGATCTTCATCTCGAATTATTGAGAGTCGTTGGATTTGTCAGATTCGAAATGTAATAATAGATTGGTAATTTGAATGATCATGTAATTCATTATGTTTCACTAGACActgaagcttggccttgttctgCCGAGAATAGCATCCGGGGAGCTATTGCGAGATCGGATCGGCATCCGGCAGAGAACTTAGCCACCTCACGACATTCGTAATCAACGTCACAACCTTCCGTTTAAAACTCTAGAATATCTTCACGAATAACAACTGAAAGGAGAATTAATAGCGGCTGCTCTAAAGAATTGACCCGACATCCCTTGCTCAGAAGCAACGGCCTGGCACAGTGTCTATAATACGACTACTTACACTGCTTACCTCTCCATTTAACTCATACGCCAACACAGCTACAGCTCTATCAACCACGAAACCTATTGCAGTTCCAACAATGGCTCCAACCAAAGTGGCAATTCTGGACGACTACCAAGGGGTTGCTGACCCCTTCTTCAAGAAACTAGACCCATCCAAGTATGAAGTCGTGTCTATCAAGGATACGTTGCTGCCTTACAACCACCAAGACAGCTCACAATCGAACAAGGATGCTCTAGTTGAGAGATTCAAGCCCTTCGATGTTATCTGTAAGTATCAAGTCTTGTTAGAAGGTCCGAGAATAAGCGGCTGATCGACCTAGGCACGATGAGGGAGCGCACACCCTTCCCTCGAGAGTTGATTGAGCAACTCCCTTCtctgaagcttcttctcaccaCAGCATTTCGCAACAGATCCCTGGACCTAGATGCCCTCAAAGAACGAGGGATCCCAGTTGCCGGAACAGTTGATAAGCCCCGTAGCGGCAAGCCAGTGCTCGCTGGCACGGGCAGCACCACTCAACACTGCGTCACGCTCATCCTCTCGCTCGCTCGAGGCATCGCCAGGGATGACGccgctgtcaaggagggACTGTGGCAAACAGGTCTCGCGACTGATCTCTCAGGAAAAACTTTGGGTGTCCTCGGCCTCGGGAGATTGGGAAGCGCAGTCGCGAGGATTCTCAACGTCGCATTGGGTATGAAGATTATCGCGTGGAGCAGCAATCTCACACAGGAGGCGGCAGACGAGAAGGCCAGGGAAGCTGGTCTTCCTGTTGAGGATGGGGAGGGTGAGAAGACGTTCAAAGTGGTAAGCCGAGATGAGTTCTTCAGAACTGCCGACGTGGTGTCTGTCCACCTTGTCCTGTCTGATAGGACACGCGGCATAGTCAACAAAGAGGACTTGGCAAAGATGAAGCCGACAGCCTTGTTTGTCAATACCTCTCGCGGACCCCTCGTCGTGGAGAGAGATCTTCTCGATCACCTCAAGGCTGGCCGTATTAGGGGTGCAGCTGTCGATGTCTTTGAGCCGGAACCTCTCCCGGCCGACAGTGAGTGGCGCAACAAGAACTGGGGTCGCGATGGATCAAGTCAAGTTCTGGTCACCCCTCACATGGGCTATTGCGAGGAGGACACCATCAAGTCGTGGTATGAGCAGCAGGTTGAGAACATTGAGCGATGGGCTGCCAACGAGCCGTTACACAACGTATTCACCTAGGTATGATCGGCGAAAGAGAaaagacaaggacaaggcttCTGGAAGATGCTTATGTGCAGAACCGAGTTTCATCTCAACGGCAGAGGCAAAAGAAAATCCGAACAAACAAGCACGACTGCATACATCCATGACCTTGACAGTTCATCCTGATAGGCTCTATAGTCGAAACAATGGGAACGAATCCTTTGATATGCATGAGACTGCAGTTGATGATCGGCGCGTTTGGGACGGGCCTACCCGTTGTATCCCTGATGATACGACGGCCCcggacttttttttttgatATGCGTATGAAATGTCTCTTTCGTTGAATTTACACCGAATTGGAGCCTTGGACCCACGGTGATAGTCGTGGATCAAATGACCTACATGTCCATGGCTTTAGATCATGGCCCCATGAGTTCCCTCGTGGATTTACTTAACACATCCCCGTTCCTTCAGGCTGGAATGCATGTCTTGATTCATATACATGCAGAGGTGATGTGTTAGAGTATTATGTTCACGGGTGAGGATGTGCGATGTTTCGGACCTCGACTTCTGTATATCCAATGACGCTTGgtattgttgttgatatttTGGGTCGAAACGACTATCACACAGTCCTAGCAACTATTTGCTCCGTGATATGATCAACGAATGATTGATAGTCTTTGCCGCCATGTTTAGGTTCAGCAGACGTCTTTCGCAGCCCTAATCTACATTCATCCTACAGCATCGCAAGGCGGTTCTCGACCATGCCTGATCAAATGCCGAATTTCCACAATGCACTCGACATTACCAGTTGAGGCAGAATAACCGCTAGATTACATATCTCACCGCTAAAGGCGCTGAGGAGGCGTGTCTTGTTAATATCAGCCTTAGGAGATTCAGCTGGTATCGGGAACGGCGGCGCGTCCCTTTCTGGTTGCATTTGAGACATTGAAGCCTCGAAATCGAAAACGTGACCTTCCAAGCCTAGCTATTCTCGCTCTTATACGATTAAACTAGGCTAAGAAAAGAAGATCTCAGCATAAGACAGATGTGATTCAAGCCTCTTCAGGAACATGGCTTTTTTCGAGTCTTGGATTATTGATGTTAGTCGCTATGCTGGCCTCGTTTAATGG is a genomic window containing:
- a CDS encoding related to formate dehydrogenase, which translates into the protein MAPTKVAILDDYQGVADPFFKKLDPSKYEVVSIKDTLLPYNHQDSSQSNKDALVERFKPFDVICTMRERTPFPRELIEQLPSLKLLLTTAFRNRSLDLDALKERGIPVAGTVDKPRSGKPVLAGTGSTTQHCVTLILSLARGIARDDAAVKEGLWQTGLATDLSGKTLGVLGLGRLGSAVARILNVALGMKIIAWSSNLTQEAADEKAREAGLPVEDGEGEKTFKVVSRDEFFRTADVVSVHLVLSDRTRGIVNKEDLAKMKPTALFVNTSRGPLVVERDLLDHLKAGRIRGAAVDVFEPEPLPADSEWRNKNWGRDGSSQVLVTPHMGYCEEDTIKSWYEQQVENIERWAANEPLHNVFT